A genomic region of Glycine max cultivar Williams 82 chromosome 15, Glycine_max_v4.0, whole genome shotgun sequence contains the following coding sequences:
- the LOC100815806 gene encoding uncharacterized protein, with product MGTREEVVEIERLEESLLEKNEREDEEAVLYAASFREMEEGFVKYQTVQWVLYSVLLILAWGIGILMLLYLPVRRFILRKDVRSRTLYLTPNAIVYKVTRPVSFPCFGVLKKEKHVLLHSVADVVIEQGYLQSLFGVYSLRIENVGVRRPPSDDVKIQGVANPNAFRKAVMMRLSNMRNEILSRQVSTLEDVPHHLMMSPSMSLKHDPNPSGELLLMQKLEEVGSSVKRIQSLFEEQQSQITESID from the exons ATGGGGACGAGGGAGGAGGTAGTGGAAATAGAGAGGCTGGAGGAGAGTTTGTTGGAGAAGAACGAGCGAGAAGACGAGGAAGCGGTGCTTTATGCGGCGTCGTTTCGGGAAATGGAAGAGGGTTTCGTCAAGTACCAAACGGTGCAGTGGGTGCTTTACTCGGTGTTGCTGATTTTGGCGTGGGGCATTGGAATTCTGATGCTGCTTTATCTTCCTGTGAGAAGGTTTATACTTAGGAAGGATGTTCGTTCCAGAACGCTCTATCTCACTCCGAATGCCATTGTTTACAAg GTTACGAGGCCGGTATCGTTTCCGTGCTTTGGAGTGCTGAAGAAGGAGAAACACGTTTTGCTGCACTCTGTGGCAGATGTTGTGATTGAACAAG GATACTTGCAATCACTTTTCGGTGTATATTCTCTTAGAATTGAAAATGTTGGAGTTAGAAGGCCACCCAGTGATGATGTTAAAATCCAGGGCGTTGCAAATCCAAATGCTTTTAGGAAG GCTGTTATGATGCGTCTATCGAACATGAGAAATGAGATTTTGTCAAGACAGGTCTCTACATTAGAAGATGTTCCACATCATCTGATG aTGTCTCCATCAATGTCATTGAAACATGATCCTAATCCTTCTGGGGAGCTGCTACTAATGCAGAAACTAGAGGAAGTTGGAAGCTCTGTCAAG
- the LOC102664506 gene encoding protein MAIN-LIKE 2-like: protein MEANRMIPISLPIPVPLPLDTPMELMIHACQEHPELKLFSHGRKMTKFKRLAPKIEGLVVASGLSPLITCSLDTGDRGLIFAFVECWHKETSSFHLLVGEVTITLDDVASLLHFLVVWAFHNFKLLHVDNAIEMLVELLEVSAAEVRAKMIQCHGSYVRLSWLRDVSELKIEACDWIVVA, encoded by the exons ATGGAGGCAAACAGAATGATTCCAATATCTCTTCCAATCCCGGTGCCTTTGCCACTCGACACGCCAATGGAATTAATGATCCATGCATGTCAG gaacaTCCTGAGTTGAAGCTATTTTCTCATGGAAGGAAGATGACTAAGTTCAAGAGGCTTGCTCCAAAGATTGAAGGCCTTGTGGTAGCCAGTGGACTGAGTCCTTTGATCACTTGTTCCCTAGATACGGGCGATCGGGGACTAATATTTGCATTTGTGGAATGCTGGCATAAGGAAACTAGCAGTTTCCATTTGCTCGTTGGAGAGGTAACTATCACCTTGGATGACGTTGCGTCATTGCTACATTTTCTTGTTGTATGGGCGTTCCACAACTTCAAGCTACTCCATGTCGACAATGCTATCGAGATGTTGGTGGAATTGCTTGAGGTCAGCGCTGCAGAGGTGAGAGCTAAGATGATTCAGTGTCATGGCTCTTATGTTCGACTATCGTGGTTGCGCGATGTGTCTGAGCTGAAGATCGAGGCATGTGACTGGATCGTAGTAGCATGA